A DNA window from Providencia huaxiensis contains the following coding sequences:
- the aceF gene encoding pyruvate dehydrogenase complex dihydrolipoyllysine-residue acetyltransferase gives MSIEIQVPDIGADEVEVTEVMVKVGDKVEAEQSLITVEGDKASMEVPSPQAGVVKEIKIAVGDKVTTGKLIMVFEAEAGAAAPAPAEAPAAPAAAASAAVSKDVAVPDIGGDEVEVTEIMVKVGDTVTAEQSLITVEGDKASMEVPAPFAGTVKEIKIATGDKVKTGSLIMVFEVAGAAPVAAPAAQAAAPSAPAASAVKDVNVPDIGGDEVEVTEVMVKVGDTVSAEQSIITVEGDKASMEVPAPFAGTVKEIKIATGDKVKTGSLIMTFEVAGAAPAAAPVAQSSAPAPAATPAPAAPAKTTDSKTEFVENDAYIHATPVIRRLAREFGVNLAKVKGTGRKGRILREDVQAYVKDAVKRAEAPAAAGGGLPGMLPWPKVDYSKFGEVEEVELGRIQKISGANLSRNWVMIPHVTLMEEVDTTEVEEFRKQQNKEAEKKKLDVKITPLVFVMKAVARALEEMPRFNSSISEDAQRLFLKKYINIGIAVDTPNGLVVPVFKDVNKKGILELSRELMEVSKKARAGKLTASDMQGGCFTISSLGGIGTTGFAPIVNAPEVAIMGLSRSSMKPVWNGSEFVPRLILPMSLSFDHRVIDGADGARFITLVGQLMSDIRRLVM, from the coding sequence ATGTCTATTGAAATCCAAGTGCCTGATATCGGTGCTGATGAAGTTGAAGTCACCGAAGTGATGGTTAAAGTTGGCGACAAAGTAGAAGCTGAGCAATCGCTTATTACCGTTGAAGGTGATAAAGCTTCTATGGAAGTCCCATCTCCACAAGCGGGTGTGGTAAAAGAAATTAAAATTGCTGTTGGCGATAAAGTGACAACAGGCAAATTAATCATGGTATTCGAAGCGGAGGCGGGTGCAGCAGCGCCAGCTCCTGCAGAAGCCCCAGCAGCTCCAGCGGCAGCAGCAAGCGCAGCGGTATCGAAAGATGTTGCTGTACCAGATATCGGTGGCGATGAAGTTGAAGTTACTGAAATTATGGTTAAAGTTGGTGACACGGTTACGGCTGAGCAATCTTTAATCACTGTTGAAGGCGATAAAGCCTCAATGGAAGTTCCTGCACCATTTGCGGGAACCGTTAAAGAAATTAAAATTGCAACCGGTGATAAAGTGAAAACTGGCTCACTGATTATGGTCTTTGAAGTTGCAGGCGCGGCTCCTGTAGCGGCTCCGGCTGCTCAAGCTGCAGCGCCATCAGCGCCAGCTGCTTCAGCGGTTAAAGATGTCAACGTACCAGATATCGGTGGTGATGAAGTTGAAGTCACTGAAGTGATGGTAAAAGTGGGTGATACCGTTTCTGCTGAGCAATCAATCATTACCGTTGAAGGCGACAAAGCATCAATGGAAGTTCCTGCACCATTTGCGGGAACCGTTAAAGAAATTAAGATTGCGACTGGCGATAAAGTGAAAACTGGCTCGCTGATCATGACCTTTGAAGTGGCAGGTGCAGCTCCAGCAGCGGCTCCAGTAGCTCAGTCATCTGCTCCGGCTCCTGCGGCCACTCCAGCACCAGCAGCGCCAGCAAAAACAACTGACAGCAAAACTGAATTTGTTGAAAACGATGCATACATCCATGCAACACCAGTTATTCGCCGCTTAGCGCGTGAATTTGGTGTTAACTTAGCGAAAGTTAAAGGCACAGGCCGTAAAGGCCGTATCCTGCGTGAAGACGTTCAAGCTTACGTGAAAGATGCCGTAAAACGTGCGGAAGCTCCTGCAGCAGCAGGTGGCGGTTTACCTGGTATGCTGCCATGGCCGAAAGTGGACTACAGCAAATTTGGTGAAGTTGAAGAAGTTGAACTGGGTCGTATCCAAAAAATCTCTGGTGCTAACCTGAGCCGTAACTGGGTAATGATCCCACACGTTACGCTGATGGAAGAAGTGGATACTACTGAAGTTGAAGAATTCCGTAAGCAACAAAATAAAGAAGCTGAAAAGAAAAAACTGGATGTGAAAATCACACCATTAGTTTTTGTCATGAAAGCGGTTGCTCGTGCTTTGGAAGAAATGCCGCGCTTTAATAGCTCTATTTCTGAAGATGCGCAGCGCCTGTTCCTGAAAAAATATATCAACATCGGTATTGCGGTAGATACACCAAATGGCTTAGTTGTTCCTGTCTTCAAAGACGTAAACAAAAAAGGCATTTTAGAGTTATCTCGCGAACTGATGGAAGTTTCTAAGAAAGCGCGTGCAGGTAAATTGACTGCGTCTGATATGCAAGGTGGCTGCTTCACGATTTCAAGCCTTGGTGGTATCGGAACAACTGGTTTTGCACCAATCGTGAACGCACCAGAAGTTGCAATTATGGGGCTGTCACGTTCTTCAATGAAACCTGTTTGGAATGGTAGCGAGTTTGTTCCTCGCTTGATCCTGCCAATGTCACTGTCCTTCGACCATCGTGTAATCGATGGTGCTGATGGAGCTCGCTTCATCACCCTAGTAGGGCAATTAATGAGCGATATTCGCCGTTTAGTGATGTAA